The Streptomyces sp. SS1-1 genome has a segment encoding these proteins:
- the rlmN gene encoding 23S rRNA (adenine(2503)-C(2))-methyltransferase RlmN, producing the protein MPAPGELTFVAPRGAKKPPRHLADLTPGERKDAVAAIGEKPFRAKQLSQHYFARYAHDPEQWTDIPAGSRAKLREELFPELMSVVRHLSTDEGTTRKTLWRLFDGTLVESVLMRYPDRVTMCISSQAGCGMNCPFCATGQAGLDRNLSTAEIVHQIVDGMRALRDGEVPGGPARLSNIVFMGMGEPLANYKRVVGAIRRLTDPEPDGLGLSQRGITVSTVGLVPAIHRFADEGFKCRLAISLHAPDDELRDTLVPVNTRWKVREVLDAGWEYAARSGRRLSIEYALIRDINDQAWRGDRLGRLLKGKPVHVNLIPLNPTPGSKWTASRPEDEKAFVEAIAAHGVPVTIRDTRGQEIDGACGQLAATER; encoded by the coding sequence ATGCCTGCACCCGGAGAACTCACATTCGTCGCCCCGCGCGGAGCCAAGAAGCCGCCGCGGCATCTTGCCGATCTCACGCCCGGTGAGCGCAAGGACGCCGTCGCCGCGATCGGCGAGAAGCCGTTTCGTGCCAAGCAGCTCTCGCAGCACTACTTCGCGCGGTACGCGCACGATCCGGAGCAGTGGACCGACATCCCCGCCGGGTCCCGCGCCAAGCTGCGGGAGGAGCTGTTTCCCGAGCTGATGAGCGTCGTGCGGCATCTGTCGACCGACGAGGGGACCACGCGCAAGACGCTGTGGCGGCTGTTCGACGGGACGCTCGTGGAGTCCGTGCTGATGCGGTACCCGGACCGGGTCACCATGTGCATCAGTTCGCAGGCCGGGTGCGGGATGAACTGCCCCTTCTGCGCGACCGGCCAGGCCGGCCTCGACCGGAATCTGTCCACCGCCGAGATCGTCCATCAGATCGTCGACGGGATGCGGGCGCTCCGGGACGGGGAGGTTCCCGGGGGGCCGGCCCGGCTGTCCAACATCGTCTTCATGGGGATGGGTGAGCCGCTCGCCAACTACAAGCGTGTCGTCGGGGCCATCCGGCGGCTCACCGATCCGGAGCCGGACGGGCTGGGGCTCTCGCAGCGGGGGATCACCGTCTCGACCGTCGGGCTCGTGCCTGCCATTCACCGGTTCGCCGATGAGGGGTTCAAGTGCCGGCTCGCCATCTCGCTGCACGCCCCCGACGACGAGCTGCGCGACACCCTCGTCCCCGTGAACACGCGGTGGAAGGTGCGGGAGGTGCTGGACGCCGGGTGGGAGTACGCGGCCCGGTCCGGTCGCCGGCTGTCCATCGAGTACGCGCTCATCCGGGACATCAACGACCAGGCCTGGCGTGGTGACCGGCTCGGGCGGCTGCTCAAGGGCAAGCCCGTGCATGTGAATCTGATTCCGCTGAACCCGACGCCGGGATCGAAGTGGACCGCCTCGCGGCCCGAGGACGAGAAGGCGTTCGTCGAGGCCATCGCCGCGCACGGTGTGCCGGTGACGATCCGGGACACCCGTGGTCAGGAGATCGACGGGGCGTGTGGTCAGCTCGCCGCCACCGAGCGGTAG
- a CDS encoding thiamine ABC transporter substrate binding subunit has translation MGITKKVTVLAVGLGLVTLAGCGSSDGSGDGSGSGGGSRTVTLVSHNSWAVSKDVLAAFEKQSGYKVRVLKDGDAGQAVNKAVLTKDNPQGDVFFGVDNTLLSRALDNGLFQSYEAKGSGKVAPEFRVDQDKHRVTPVDTGDVCVNYDKAYFSEHKLTPPTSFDDLVKPAYKDLLVTENASTSSPGLGFLLGTAAKYGDDGWQDYWKKLKANGVKVVDGWEQAYNEEFSGSAGGKKAKGDRPLVVSYASSPPAEVIYADPRPSDAPTGVVEGTCFRQVEYAGLLSNAKNAEGGKALIDFLLSETFQADMPMNMFVYPVREGAQVPKEFTEYGPAAKNPETMEPAKIAAHRDDWVKSWTSLVLR, from the coding sequence GTGGGCATCACCAAGAAGGTCACGGTCCTGGCCGTTGGGCTGGGGCTCGTCACGCTGGCCGGCTGCGGGTCGTCCGACGGCTCCGGCGACGGCAGCGGCAGCGGCGGCGGTTCCCGGACCGTCACCCTCGTCAGCCACAACTCGTGGGCCGTGTCCAAGGACGTCCTCGCCGCCTTCGAGAAGCAGTCCGGCTACAAGGTCCGGGTCCTCAAGGACGGCGACGCCGGGCAGGCCGTCAACAAGGCCGTCCTGACCAAGGACAACCCCCAGGGCGACGTCTTCTTCGGCGTCGACAACACCCTGCTGTCCCGGGCCCTCGACAACGGCCTGTTCCAGTCGTACGAGGCCAAGGGCTCCGGCAAGGTCGCGCCTGAGTTCCGGGTCGACCAGGACAAGCACCGCGTCACCCCCGTCGACACCGGCGACGTCTGCGTCAACTACGACAAGGCGTACTTCAGCGAGCACAAGCTCACCCCGCCGACCTCGTTCGACGACCTGGTCAAGCCCGCGTACAAAGACCTCCTCGTCACCGAGAACGCCTCGACCTCCTCGCCCGGCCTGGGCTTCCTGCTCGGCACCGCCGCCAAGTACGGCGACGACGGTTGGCAGGACTACTGGAAGAAGCTGAAGGCCAACGGCGTCAAGGTCGTCGACGGCTGGGAGCAGGCGTACAACGAGGAGTTCTCCGGTTCCGCCGGCGGCAAGAAGGCCAAGGGTGACCGGCCGCTCGTCGTCTCGTACGCCTCCTCGCCGCCCGCCGAGGTGATCTACGCCGACCCGCGGCCCTCGGACGCGCCGACGGGGGTCGTGGAGGGCACCTGCTTCCGGCAGGTCGAGTACGCCGGTCTGCTCAGCAACGCCAAGAACGCCGAGGGCGGCAAGGCGCTGATCGACTTCCTGCTGTCCGAGACGTTCCAGGCCGACATGCCGATGAACATGTTCGTGTACCCGGTGCGCGAGGGCGCCCAGGTGCCGAAGGAGTTCACCGAGTACGGGCCGGCGGCGAAGAACCCCGAGACCATGGAGCCGGCGAAGATCGCCGCCCACCGTGACGACTGGGTCAAGTCGTGGACCTCGCTCGTCCTCAGGTAA
- a CDS encoding ABC transporter permease: MDLARPQVKGRRTRGAAARLGLVAVPVAFFAVFFAYPVAAIVARGLHVDGVWRFGRLWDVLGQSDIRHVLWFTTWQALASTALTLLIALPGAYVFARFDFPGKQVLRAVVTVPFVLPTVVVGTAFLALVGRGGLLDELWGVRLDTTVWAILLAHVFFNYAVVVRTVGGLWAQLDPRQEEAARMLGASRWTAWRTVTLPALGPAVAAAALMVFLFTFTSFGVVQILGGPAFSTLEVEIYRQTSEIFDLSTAAVLTIVQFAAVGSILAVHAWTVRRRESTLRLVDAARTARRPRGAGQWALLAGVLAVIAVLLLLPLAVLVRRSLDAPRFGYYRALTESDGGVFLVAPIEAIGNSLQYAVVATLIAVLVGGPAAAALSRRDAGRFVRGFDALLMLPLGVSAVTVGFGFLISLDEPPLDLRSSWILVPLAQALVGVPFVVRTMLPVLRAVDDRLREAAAVLGASPWRVWREIDLPMVRRALLIAAGFAFAVSLGEFGATVFIARPDNPTLPVAVARLLGRAGDLNYGQAMALSTVLMVVCAVALLVLERLRTDRTGEF, from the coding sequence GTGGACCTCGCTCGTCCTCAGGTAAAGGGGCGCCGTACGCGGGGCGCGGCGGCGCGGCTCGGTCTCGTGGCCGTGCCCGTCGCGTTCTTCGCGGTCTTCTTCGCCTACCCGGTCGCCGCGATCGTCGCGCGCGGCCTGCACGTCGACGGGGTGTGGCGGTTCGGGCGGCTGTGGGACGTGCTCGGGCAGTCCGACATCCGGCACGTGCTGTGGTTCACCACCTGGCAGGCCCTCGCCTCCACCGCGCTCACCCTGCTGATCGCGCTGCCCGGCGCCTATGTCTTCGCCCGCTTCGACTTCCCCGGCAAACAGGTCCTGCGGGCCGTGGTGACCGTGCCGTTCGTGCTGCCCACGGTCGTCGTCGGCACGGCGTTCCTCGCGCTCGTCGGCCGCGGCGGGCTGCTGGACGAACTGTGGGGCGTACGGCTGGACACCACCGTGTGGGCGATCCTGCTCGCGCACGTCTTCTTCAACTACGCCGTCGTCGTACGGACGGTGGGCGGTCTGTGGGCCCAGCTGGACCCCCGGCAGGAGGAGGCCGCCCGGATGCTCGGGGCGTCCCGCTGGACCGCCTGGCGGACCGTCACGCTGCCGGCGCTCGGGCCCGCCGTGGCCGCCGCCGCGCTCATGGTCTTCCTGTTCACCTTCACGTCCTTCGGCGTGGTCCAGATCCTCGGCGGTCCGGCCTTCTCCACCCTGGAGGTCGAGATCTACCGGCAGACCTCCGAGATCTTCGACCTGTCCACGGCCGCCGTGCTGACGATCGTGCAGTTCGCGGCTGTCGGCTCGATCCTCGCCGTGCACGCGTGGACCGTACGGCGGCGGGAGAGCACCCTGCGGCTCGTCGACGCGGCCCGGACGGCGCGGCGGCCGCGCGGGGCCGGGCAGTGGGCGCTGCTGGCCGGTGTCCTGGCCGTCATCGCCGTCCTTCTGCTGCTGCCGCTGGCCGTGCTGGTGCGGCGGTCGCTGGACGCACCCCGCTTCGGCTACTACCGGGCGCTCACCGAGTCCGACGGCGGGGTCTTCCTCGTCGCGCCGATCGAGGCGATCGGCAACTCCCTCCAGTACGCCGTCGTCGCCACCCTCATCGCCGTGCTGGTCGGCGGGCCGGCGGCGGCCGCGCTGAGCCGGCGGGACGCGGGCCGGTTCGTCCGGGGCTTCGACGCGCTGCTGATGCTGCCGCTCGGGGTGTCCGCGGTGACCGTCGGGTTCGGGTTCCTGATCTCCCTGGACGAGCCGCCGCTCGATCTGAGGAGCAGCTGGATCCTGGTGCCGCTCGCGCAGGCGCTGGTCGGGGTGCCCTTCGTCGTGCGGACGATGCTGCCCGTGCTGCGGGCCGTCGACGACCGGCTGCGGGAGGCCGCCGCGGTGCTCGGCGCCTCGCCCTGGCGGGTGTGGCGGGAGATCGACCTGCCGATGGTGCGCCGGGCGCTGCTGATCGCGGCCGGGTTCGCGTTCGCGGTGTCGCTCGGCGAGTTCGGCGCGACCGTGTTCATCGCGCGCCCCGACAACCCGACGCTGCCGGTCGCGGTGGCCCGGCTGCTGGGACGCGCGGGGGACCTCAACTACGGCCAGGCGATGGCCCTTTCGACGGTGCTGATGGTGGTGTGCGCGGTGGCGCTCCTGGTGCTGGAGCGGCTGCGCACCGACCGGACGGGGGAGTTCTAG
- a CDS encoding ABC transporter ATP-binding protein, which translates to MLLSLTGATVRFGGRAVLDAVDLDVAEHEIVCVLGPSGSGKSTLLRAVAGLQSLDAGRVTLDGRDQAGVPAHRRGVGLMFQDHQLFPQRDVGGNVAFGARMHGASRREQAERVSELLELVGLPGAAGRAVASLSGGEQQRVALARALAPRPRLLMLDEPLGQLDRSLRERLVVELRELFGRLGTTVLAVTHDQGEAFALADRVVVMRDGGIAQTGTPLEVWQRPADAFVARFLGFDNVVEGTVAGEAADTPWGKLPVDGNAAQGIRTLLVRPAGVRLVAPDEGLRCTVAARTFRGTHVALRLQPEDAPRLEAACALREAPEVGDVVGVEFDAAEIVVLG; encoded by the coding sequence ATGCTGCTGAGCCTGACGGGCGCGACGGTCCGCTTCGGCGGGCGGGCGGTGCTCGACGCCGTCGACCTGGACGTCGCCGAGCACGAGATCGTGTGCGTGCTGGGGCCGAGCGGCAGCGGCAAGTCGACGCTGCTGCGGGCCGTGGCGGGGCTGCAGTCCCTGGACGCCGGCCGGGTGACGCTGGACGGGCGCGACCAGGCCGGGGTGCCCGCGCACCGGCGGGGTGTCGGCCTGATGTTCCAGGACCACCAGCTGTTCCCGCAGCGGGACGTCGGCGGCAACGTGGCGTTCGGCGCCCGGATGCACGGGGCGTCCCGGCGTGAACAGGCCGAGCGGGTGAGCGAGTTGCTGGAGCTGGTCGGGCTGCCGGGTGCCGCCGGGCGGGCCGTCGCCTCGCTGTCCGGCGGGGAGCAGCAGCGGGTGGCGCTGGCCCGTGCCCTCGCGCCCCGGCCGCGGCTGCTGATGCTGGACGAGCCGCTGGGGCAGCTCGACCGCTCGCTGCGGGAGCGCCTGGTGGTCGAACTGCGCGAGCTGTTCGGGAGGTTGGGCACCACCGTGCTGGCCGTCACCCACGACCAGGGGGAGGCGTTCGCGCTGGCCGACCGGGTGGTGGTGATGCGGGACGGCGGGATCGCGCAGACCGGGACGCCGCTCGAGGTGTGGCAGCGCCCGGCGGACGCGTTCGTGGCCCGCTTCCTCGGCTTCGACAACGTGGTCGAGGGCACGGTGGCCGGTGAGGCCGCGGACACCCCCTGGGGCAAGCTCCCGGTCGACGGGAACGCCGCACAGGGCATCCGGACCCTGCTCGTCCGGCCCGCCGGCGTGCGGCTCGTCGCGCCCGACGAGGGACTGCGCTGCACGGTCGCCGCGCGGACGTTCCGGGGCACGCACGTCGCCCTGCGGTTGCAGCCGGAGGACGCGCCGCGTCTGGAGGCGGCCTGCGCGCTGCGGGAGGCGCCGGAGGTCGGGGACGTGGTGGGCGTGGAGTTCGACGCGGCGGAAATCGTGGTGCTCGGCTGA
- a CDS encoding maleylpyruvate isomerase family mycothiol-dependent enzyme: MTLLAHDRYCDEIDHQVGLLRAVVTSGADLSATVPTCPDWSLEQLVRHTGEALRWVELMVRTRAAEEIPEETVPGAQGPDAQGDPAALDAWLAETGDMLVGTLREAGPDTGVWSWAGIPTSGFWARRMTHELTVHRADATLAAGLPYEVAPEIAADAIDEWLEIVQWAQRTIPDDPSRELRRPGASIHLHATDPVPGVDAEWFVDLDGEAIEWRRGHEKATVALRGTLTDVLLAFYRRLPLDDARLEVLGERELLEFWLERATFG, encoded by the coding sequence ATGACGCTGCTCGCACATGATCGCTACTGCGACGAGATAGATCACCAGGTCGGTCTGCTGAGGGCGGTGGTGACCTCCGGTGCCGATCTGTCGGCCACCGTGCCGACCTGCCCCGACTGGTCGCTGGAGCAGCTCGTCCGGCACACGGGGGAGGCCCTGCGCTGGGTGGAGCTGATGGTGCGGACACGCGCCGCGGAGGAGATCCCGGAGGAGACCGTGCCGGGCGCCCAGGGGCCCGACGCGCAGGGCGACCCCGCCGCGCTCGACGCCTGGCTGGCGGAGACCGGCGACATGCTCGTCGGCACGCTGCGGGAGGCCGGTCCGGACACCGGCGTGTGGTCGTGGGCCGGGATCCCCACCTCCGGCTTCTGGGCCCGCCGCATGACGCACGAACTCACCGTCCACCGCGCCGACGCCACGCTGGCCGCCGGTCTGCCGTACGAGGTGGCGCCGGAGATCGCGGCCGACGCGATCGACGAGTGGCTGGAGATCGTGCAATGGGCGCAGCGGACCATCCCCGACGACCCCTCGCGCGAGCTGCGCAGGCCCGGCGCGAGCATCCATCTGCACGCCACCGACCCCGTGCCCGGCGTCGACGCCGAGTGGTTCGTCGACCTGGACGGGGAGGCGATCGAGTGGCGGCGCGGCCACGAGAAGGCGACGGTCGCGCTGCGCGGCACGCTCACCGACGTCCTGCTGGCGTTCTACCGCCGACTGCCGCTGGACGACGCCCGGTTGGAGGTCCTCGGCGAGCGGGAGCTGCTGGAGTTCTGGCTGGAGCGGGCGACGTTCGGCTGA
- a CDS encoding LAETG motif-containing sortase-dependent surface protein, with translation MRALGVASASAALALSVAGNALACDISEFSAEAKCDGDKGVITVTDKDPSGVPATVTVFLQNNGADLEKVGEQVVKGSREGVTITFAEDWKPNAEYRVHVKAAGYVDKDIKPNLTTPSTACKKDETTPPAPSDTPSPTPSDSASTPAEETETPAPSESASTAPAENAPSPAAGDSNLAETGANSNTGLIAGVAVALVAVGGGAVFFGLRRRGAKSEG, from the coding sequence GTGCGGGCCCTGGGCGTGGCGTCCGCCTCGGCCGCACTGGCCCTCTCCGTCGCGGGCAACGCGCTCGCGTGCGACATCAGTGAATTCTCCGCCGAAGCCAAGTGCGACGGCGACAAGGGCGTCATCACGGTCACCGACAAGGACCCCAGCGGTGTCCCTGCGACGGTCACCGTGTTCCTGCAGAACAACGGCGCCGACCTCGAGAAGGTCGGCGAGCAGGTGGTCAAGGGCTCGCGCGAGGGTGTCACCATCACCTTCGCCGAGGACTGGAAGCCGAACGCCGAGTACCGCGTGCACGTCAAGGCCGCCGGCTACGTCGACAAGGACATCAAGCCGAACCTGACGACGCCGTCCACCGCCTGCAAGAAGGACGAGACGACGCCCCCGGCTCCGTCGGACACGCCGTCGCCGACGCCGTCGGACTCCGCCTCGACCCCGGCCGAGGAGACCGAGACCCCGGCTCCCTCCGAGAGCGCGTCCACCGCTCCTGCGGAGAACGCCCCCTCCCCGGCGGCCGGTGACTCCAACCTGGCCGAGACCGGTGCGAACTCCAACACCGGTCTGATCGCGGGCGTCGCGGTCGCGCTGGTCGCCGTCGGCGGTGGCGCGGTCTTCTTCGGCCTGCGTCGCCGTGGGGCCAAGAGCGAGGGCTGA
- a CDS encoding LOG family protein, producing MQTMPAHAAHHDDHEIETLEEFDAIVSARGSLAGFRVQAVDLTDRTRELLTTGAAGAVFLGCPMREDAAAKVRAEGALVFPPVPDLPFDPYRGHVYTPDELFASLADGYEATPDARAYAWLQRTKADRDVYASTLRALHDDAVSDALDELLTGARVVGVMGGHAMRRGTPEYEGAVRLGRELARAGLTVATGGGPGAMEAANLGAFLAPYGDEELGDALRLLGKAPGFTPSVTEWASVAFEVRARLPRGGRSVGIPTWFYGHEPPNPFASHIAKYFSNATREDGLLARSTAGVVFLPGAAGTVQEVFDNATPNYYESRGEPTPMVLVDRAHWTEHLPVWPLLQSLARDRSMETRIALVDRIDEAPEALKRLLG from the coding sequence GTGCAGACGATGCCCGCCCATGCGGCCCACCACGACGACCATGAGATAGAGACGCTGGAGGAGTTCGACGCGATCGTCTCGGCGCGCGGCTCCCTCGCCGGGTTCCGGGTGCAGGCCGTCGATCTGACGGACCGTACGCGCGAACTGCTCACCACCGGCGCGGCCGGCGCGGTCTTCCTCGGCTGCCCGATGCGTGAGGACGCGGCCGCCAAGGTGCGCGCCGAGGGCGCCCTGGTCTTCCCGCCCGTCCCGGACCTGCCCTTCGACCCCTACCGGGGTCATGTCTACACGCCGGACGAGCTGTTCGCGTCCCTGGCCGACGGCTACGAGGCCACACCGGACGCCCGCGCCTACGCCTGGCTCCAGCGCACGAAGGCCGACCGGGACGTGTACGCCTCGACGTTGCGGGCGCTCCACGACGACGCCGTGTCCGACGCCCTGGACGAACTCCTCACCGGCGCCCGGGTGGTGGGCGTGATGGGCGGGCACGCGATGCGCCGCGGCACGCCGGAGTACGAGGGCGCCGTCCGGCTCGGCCGGGAACTGGCGCGCGCCGGTCTGACGGTCGCCACCGGCGGCGGTCCCGGCGCGATGGAGGCGGCCAACCTCGGCGCCTTCCTCGCCCCGTACGGCGACGAGGAGTTGGGCGACGCGCTGCGGCTGCTCGGCAAGGCGCCGGGGTTCACGCCGTCCGTCACCGAGTGGGCGTCGGTCGCCTTCGAGGTGCGGGCCCGCCTCCCCCGCGGCGGCCGCTCGGTCGGCATCCCGACCTGGTTCTACGGCCATGAGCCGCCGAACCCCTTCGCCTCCCACATCGCCAAGTACTTCTCCAACGCCACCCGCGAGGACGGCCTGTTGGCGCGGTCCACGGCGGGTGTCGTCTTCCTGCCCGGGGCCGCCGGCACCGTCCAGGAGGTCTTCGACAACGCGACGCCCAACTACTACGAGTCGCGCGGCGAGCCCACGCCGATGGTCCTGGTGGACCGGGCGCACTGGACCGAGCACCTGCCCGTGTGGCCGTTGCTCCAGTCGCTCGCGCGCGACCGGTCGATGGAGACGCGGATCGCCCTGGTCGACCGGATCGACGAGGCGCCGGAGGCCCTGAAACGTCTCCTCGGTTAA
- a CDS encoding VOC family protein, whose product MTAPAYQQMIFVNLPVNDLDASKKFFTELGYSINPQFSDDNAASVVISDTIVAMLLTKPFYATFTKKEIADATTTSEVLICLSAESRAKVDELVEKAVTAGGTASDKVQDMGFMYGRAFDDLDGHTWEIVWMDPAAVEG is encoded by the coding sequence ATGACCGCCCCCGCGTACCAGCAGATGATCTTCGTGAACCTGCCCGTGAACGACCTCGACGCGTCGAAGAAGTTCTTCACGGAGCTGGGCTACTCGATCAACCCGCAGTTCAGCGACGACAACGCGGCCTCGGTCGTGATCAGCGACACCATCGTCGCGATGCTGCTGACCAAGCCGTTCTACGCGACCTTCACCAAGAAGGAGATCGCGGACGCCACCACGACCAGCGAGGTCCTGATCTGTCTGAGCGCGGAGAGCCGCGCCAAGGTCGACGAGCTGGTGGAGAAGGCCGTCACGGCCGGCGGCACCGCCTCGGACAAGGTCCAGGACATGGGCTTCATGTACGGCCGCGCCTTCGACGACCTCGACGGGCACACCTGGGAAATCGTGTGGATGGACCCGGCGGCCGTCGAGGGATGA
- a CDS encoding ABC transporter ATP-binding protein: MVAPPDNDVLWARALRFSYDDGSPGLSGVSLGVQEREILAVVGPRGSGKTALLRCLSGLTPPGGGEIWFNSVPLHTMGAQARDRLRRDRFAWIGPTPSLVPELNVWENTALPLMLRGSGRRRAKTAALEWLERLDVGDAARKRPHQLVRAERQRVSIARALAPAPQVLFADEPTAPLHRADRTQVLRTLTAAARSHGITVVLTGHDTECSAFADRTIALLDGRRVNTVHLPPVPETEGRAACSLSA, from the coding sequence ATGGTGGCTCCGCCGGACAACGACGTGCTCTGGGCACGCGCCCTGCGCTTTTCGTACGACGACGGCTCGCCCGGGCTCAGCGGCGTCTCGCTCGGGGTCCAGGAGCGCGAGATCCTCGCCGTGGTCGGCCCGCGCGGCAGCGGCAAGACCGCGCTCCTGCGCTGCCTGTCGGGGCTGACCCCGCCGGGCGGCGGCGAGATCTGGTTCAACAGCGTGCCGCTGCACACCATGGGCGCCCAGGCCCGTGACCGGCTCCGCCGCGACCGCTTCGCCTGGATCGGCCCCACCCCCTCGCTGGTCCCCGAACTGAACGTCTGGGAGAACACCGCCCTTCCGCTCATGCTGCGCGGCAGCGGCCGGCGCCGGGCCAAGACGGCCGCGCTGGAGTGGCTGGAGCGCCTCGACGTCGGCGACGCGGCCCGCAAGCGCCCGCACCAGCTGGTCCGGGCCGAACGCCAGCGCGTCAGCATCGCCCGCGCCCTGGCCCCCGCGCCCCAGGTGCTCTTCGCCGACGAGCCGACGGCGCCCCTGCACCGCGCCGACCGCACCCAGGTGCTGCGCACCCTGACGGCGGCGGCCCGCTCGCACGGCATCACGGTCGTGCTGACCGGCCACGACACCGAGTGCTCGGCGTTCGCCGACCGCACCATCGCCCTGCTCGACGGACGGCGCGTGAACACCGTGCACCTGCCTCCCGTCCCCGAGACGGAAGGCCGGGCGGCGTGCTCGCTCTCCGCCTGA
- a CDS encoding aspartate aminotransferase family protein — MSTKDLSRTAYDHLWMHFTRMSSYENSPVPTIVRGEGTYIYDDKGKRYLDGLAGLFVVQAGHGRVELAETALKQAQELAFFPIWSYAHPKAVELAERLADHAPGDLNKVFFTTGGGEAVETAWKLAKQYFKLVGKPTKHKVISRAVAYHGTPQGALSITGLPALKAPFEPLVPGAHKVPNTNIYRAPIHGDDPEAFGRWAADQIEQQILFEGPDTVAAVFLEPVQNAGGCFPPPPGYFQRVREICDQYDVLLVSDEVICAFGRLGTMFACDKFDYVPDMITCAKGMTSGYSPIGACVISDRIAEPFYKGDNTFLHGYTFGGHPVSAAVGLANLDLFERENLNQHVLDNEGAFRSTLEKLHDLPIVGDVRGNGFFYGIELVKDKATKESFNDEETERVLYGFLSKKLFENGLYCRADDRGDPVVQLAPPLISNQQTFDEIEQILRATLTEAWTKL; from the coding sequence GTGAGCACCAAGGACCTCAGCCGCACCGCGTACGACCACCTGTGGATGCACTTCACCCGCATGTCCTCGTACGAGAACTCGCCGGTCCCGACGATCGTCCGGGGCGAGGGCACCTACATCTACGACGACAAGGGCAAGCGGTACCTGGACGGTCTCGCGGGTCTGTTCGTCGTCCAGGCCGGCCACGGCCGCGTCGAGCTGGCGGAGACCGCCCTCAAGCAGGCCCAGGAGCTGGCGTTCTTCCCGATCTGGTCGTACGCGCACCCGAAGGCCGTCGAGCTGGCCGAGCGCCTGGCCGACCACGCCCCGGGCGACCTGAACAAGGTCTTCTTCACCACCGGCGGCGGTGAGGCGGTCGAGACCGCCTGGAAGCTCGCCAAGCAGTACTTCAAGCTGGTCGGCAAGCCCACCAAGCACAAGGTCATCTCGCGCGCGGTCGCCTACCACGGCACCCCGCAGGGCGCCCTGTCCATCACCGGCCTGCCCGCCCTGAAGGCCCCCTTCGAGCCGCTGGTCCCCGGCGCGCACAAGGTGCCGAACACCAACATCTACCGCGCCCCGATCCACGGCGACGACCCCGAGGCCTTCGGCCGCTGGGCCGCCGACCAGATCGAGCAGCAGATCCTCTTCGAGGGCCCGGACACCGTCGCCGCGGTCTTCCTGGAGCCCGTGCAGAACGCCGGCGGCTGCTTCCCGCCCCCGCCCGGCTACTTCCAGCGGGTCCGCGAGATCTGCGACCAGTACGACGTGCTGCTCGTCTCGGACGAGGTCATCTGCGCCTTCGGCCGCCTCGGCACGATGTTCGCCTGCGACAAGTTCGACTACGTGCCGGACATGATCACCTGCGCCAAGGGCATGACCTCGGGCTACTCCCCGATCGGCGCCTGCGTGATCTCCGACCGGATCGCCGAGCCGTTCTACAAGGGCGACAACACCTTCCTGCACGGCTACACCTTCGGCGGCCACCCGGTGTCCGCGGCCGTGGGCCTCGCCAACCTCGACCTGTTCGAGCGCGAGAACCTCAACCAGCACGTCCTCGACAACGAGGGCGCCTTCCGCTCCACCCTGGAGAAGCTGCACGACCTGCCGATCGTCGGCGACGTCCGCGGCAACGGCTTCTTCTACGGCATCGAACTCGTCAAGGACAAGGCGACGAAGGAGTCCTTCAACGACGAGGAGACCGAGCGCGTCCTGTACGGCTTCCTGTCCAAGAAGCTCTTCGAGAACGGCCTGTACTGCCGCGCCGACGACAGGGGCGACCCGGTCGTCCAGCTGGCCCCGCCACTGATCTCGAACCAGCAGACGTTCGACGAGATCGAGCAGATCCTGCGCGCCACCCTCACGGAGGCGTGGACCAAGCTCTGA
- a CDS encoding Lrp/AsnC family transcriptional regulator produces MQSGAVASRSAEHRDSRESRNGGGPQLDAVSLAIIEQLQEDGRRPYAAIGKAVGLSEAAVRQRVQKLLDQGVMQIVAVTDPLTVGFRRQAMVGVNVEGDVESVADALTAMAECEYVVMTAGSFDLMVEIVCEDDDHLLEVINRRIRAVPGVRSTESFVYLKLKKQTYMWGTR; encoded by the coding sequence GTGCAGAGTGGCGCCGTGGCCAGTCGAAGCGCAGAGCACAGGGACTCCCGCGAGTCCAGGAACGGCGGCGGTCCCCAGCTGGACGCCGTCTCCCTCGCCATCATCGAGCAGCTCCAGGAGGACGGCCGCCGGCCGTACGCCGCGATCGGCAAGGCCGTCGGCCTGTCCGAGGCGGCCGTGCGCCAGCGCGTCCAGAAGCTGCTCGACCAGGGCGTCATGCAGATCGTCGCCGTCACGGACCCGCTGACCGTGGGGTTCCGCAGGCAGGCGATGGTCGGCGTGAACGTCGAGGGCGACGTGGAGTCCGTGGCCGACGCGCTGACCGCCATGGCCGAGTGCGAGTACGTGGTGATGACCGCCGGCTCCTTCGACCTGATGGTGGAGATCGTCTGCGAGGACGACGACCACCTCCTCGAGGTCATCAACCGGCGCATCCGGGCCGTCCCGGGCGTGCGTTCGACGGAGAGCTTCGTCTACCTCAAGCTCAAGAAGCAGACCTACATGTGGGGAACCCGATAA